The sequence TTAAATGCGACCTATGGAACGGGTTATTCGGGATTAAGTAAATCAGTAACGTCGTATGGCATTTCTGGCGTTGATACTATTGGTTATACAAATGTTTTTGGTTCTACAACTACTTTTCAGCCTGTGTTCGCTCCTCATGTTGTTCCTGTATTTGAAAATAATTCTTTTTCAAAACAGTACAGGGATAATGTGAATCAAACCTTGGGATTCCGTTTAACGGTTCCCTTGTTCAATGGTTTGCAAACACATTCATCAATAAGTAGGGCCAGGATATCGAAGATGAATGCTGATTTGGCGCTTGAACAAACCAAACAGCAGCTTCAGAAAAGTATACAGCAGGCGTATGCCGATGCCAATGCCGGTCTTAAAAAGTACATTGCATCAAAAAAGGCTGTTGAGGCAAATGAAGAATCGTTTAAATACAGTGAACAGAAATACAATGTTGGTGCGCTGAATGTGTTTGATTACAACCTGGCCAAAACAAAACTGGCCAAAGCGAAATCCGACCTTGTTCAGGCTAAATACGATTTTGTATTCAGATCAAAAGTGCTTGACTTTTACCAGGGCAAGCCCTTGACTTTATAAAACACTACAGATGAAGAAACCTTGGGTACTTATTACAGGAGCGATCCTGCTCATTTCTATTCTGATCGGGGTAAAAAAATGCACATCTTCTGATAATACAGAGGTAGCCACTGAAAAGGCAGAGCGCAGAACCATTATTGAAACAGTTTCCGCCAATGGCAAGATACAGCCCGAAGTGGAAGTGAAGCTCAGCTCCGAAGTTTCGGGAGAGGTTGTGGAACTAAATGTGAAAGAAGGGGCGCATGTGAATAAAGGTGATCTGCTGGTTAAAATAAATCCTAATATTTATTTGTCGCAGCTGGAAGCGATTAAAGCGACCATGAATTCATCAAAAGCGAATTTGTCGAATGCGAGGGCGCGTTTGCTGCAGGTGCAATCGCAGTTCGCGAATACGGAAGCTGCCTATAACAGGAATAAAAAATTGTTCGACCAGGGCGCTATTTCCGCATCTGATTTTGATATTTCAAAGGCTTCTTATGAAAGCGGAAAGGCCGATATAGAGGCTTCGAAACAAAGTGTAGCTGCCGCGGAGTTCAATGTTCAGAATGCGGAAGCCGCTTTGCAGGAATCGAGTGACAGGTTAGAAAAGACAAGCATATTCGCGCCGGTCAGTGGAACTGTTTCCAAGCTCAGTGTTGAAAAGGGTGAGCGTGTTGTAGGTACTTCACAAATGGCAGGAACCGAATTGATACGTATTGCGAATCTGAACGAAATGGAAGCCAGTGTGGATGTAAACGAAAATGACATTACACGCGTGCATTTGAATGACACAGCATTGATACAGGTGGATGCCGTTTCGTATGAAAGAAAATTTAAGGGTATTGTTACTGAAATGGCCAACTCAGCTAATACTCTGGGCGTTTCGGCCGACCAGGTAACAAATTTTACAGTAAAGATCCGCGTGCTGCAGGAATCATACAAGGACCTGATAAAAGGAGATGATATACGAACATCACCATTTCGTCCGGGTATGTCGGCCTCGGTAGACATACAAACTAAAACAATGAATAATGTTGTTGCCTTGCCCATTCAGGCTGTTACCACACGCAGCGATTCGGCGGTGAAGAAAGGAATGAATAATGATAGTGAGGACGAAAATGAAATTAAGATCGAGAACGAAAAGGAGAATAAAGTAAAAGAGAAGGAGGAGGGCCAGCCTAAAATACAGGAGTGTGTCTTTTTGTTGGAGGAGGGAAAAGCTAAACTGCAACTGGTGAAAACAGGTATACAGGATAATGACTACATTGAGATCGTTGAAGGAGTTAAAGAGGGCGATGAGGTAATTTCGGCGCCTTACTCGGTTGTTTCGAAAACATTGAAGAATGGGACAAAAGTTACTGTAGTTGATAAATCCCAGCTTTTCAATGTTAAGAAGAAATAGCGATGGCATTGATACTGAATATTGAAACAGCTACCACCGTTTGTTCTGTGGCGCTTGCAAAAGACGGTGAACTGCTTGCTCTGAAAGAAATCAACAACGGATACACCCACGCCGAAAATCTGACTGTTTTTATTGAAGGACTTGTCAAAGAAGCTAACATAAAATTTAGTGATCTTGACGCCATTGCCATAAGTAAAGGGCCCGGTTCGTATACGGGTTTACGTATTGGGGTTTCGACTGCGAAGGGGTTGTGTTATGGGTTGGGGAAGGCGCTCATTGGTTTATCTACCCTCAAATGCCTCACATTTCTGGTTCAAAGTTCAAAGTTCAAAGTTCAAAGTCGAAATGAAAATATTTCCCTCGTCCCTCGTCCTTCGTCCCTCGTCCCTTTGCTTTGTCCCATGTTGGATGCAAGAAGGATGGAAGTATATTGTGCTTTGTATGATGAGAAATTAAACGAAATCGAACCCATACAAGCCAAAATAATTGATGAACACTCTTTTGAAGAACACTTGAAAAATAATGTAATTTATTTTTTTGGCGATGGCGCTGCCAAATGCCGTGAAAAGCTCGGAACAAATGCTAACGCTGTTTTTATTGATAATGTATTTCCATCAGCTGCTGCTATGATCTCTTTTTCAGAGGCAGCCTTTAATACACAACAATTTGAAGATGTCGCTTATTTTGAACCGTACTACCTGAAAGACTTTGTGGCGGGGCCGAAGAAGGGTTAGTATATCCGTTAGGAATATAAAAATTGCTCTTTGATCTTTTATTAGTACCCAAACGGGTATATATTAATAATCAACCCCACAACCGCATTCAATTATGTAATCTTTACGATAAAAGTTCATAAATGCAGCCACTGATTCAAGGGTTTTGTTGTAATCAAAATTTAATGCGGTTTTGATTAGTTTCTCATAGCGTAATGGATTATCCTCATGTTTCGTATGGACAATATCATCACGAAAATTTTTAAGGTTCCATATCCTTTGATTGCTCGAAGTAGATTTTTGAAAGAAATTTTTCTTGGTAACATCTGGTAAGACCTCTGTTATTTTTGTTTTAAAATCAAGATGTTCCTGTATCTGAGATTTATTAAATATTTCAGTTTTCTTTGATTGTTCTTTTTTAAAAGAGTAATTATCGGGGATTAGCTGATTAATGAATGATTCAATTGATGTAAATAGATAGATAACGAACCCACTCGTAAGTCCATAATAGTTATACATTTCATTAATAGCAGTTTCTGTTACTTTTTGTGAAAGATCAAGTTTGATTAAAAGATTATACTTGAACTCTTTAATGCGCGAAACACTAATTTGAGCATTATGAAAATAAATTAATGTAGGATCAGGTACGGGGAATATATAGTTGTTGCCTTCTATTTTATGTGCAAATCCACCAATGGCTTTATCAGTACTTTTATCAGTGACAGCATAAAAAATGCAATTCTTCTTTGAATCTAACTTTTTTGAATCAAAATTTTCATCGATATGAAAAACTTCATAATTGTTTTTTGCTAATTCAATTGATTTTGGATCCTTTTCAAGTAAAAATCTTTTTTTAATGTGCTCTTCACGGAAATTAAATATAATTAGTATCTCGACCTAAAACAATGACAATTGACTGTCATCATCTGATTGAATTTGAGGTTTGGGCTGAGAATGTTGATCAGGCTTTGCCTCTATATATATTTCCTGCCGTTCTTCCGATTTAACCATTACAGTTTCAATATCTGCAATAGCTAATTCAATTTCATTGGGCGCATCGGGAATATTATTTTCTGCTTTGTAAATACGAGCATCTACTACTTGCCTCCACCAAATTTCAAGTAACTCAATTGAGGATGTTAGTTTCTTTTTATGAGCAATTGCTGATTGCATGTTAATTACATCCAGTTTTTCAGAAAGCCTTTTGTCAGGCATTGTTGCTAATATAGCAACATTGGCATCCCAATTTTCAAGAGCTTTTTGTATGCGTGGATCTCGTACTGAGCCTGTCGAAGGATCGTTACTCACTTGACCCTCCTTCTACAATTTTAATTTCTTCATGGGTTAATTCATACAGCTCATAAACTAATTGATTTATTTTTTCTTCGCTGTATTCAATACGTTGTCTTATTTGGTCTGTTTTGGTTTGAAGTTTCTCGGTTTTTAATTCTTCATTTAATTTTAAAAGTAAATCAACATGCTTTATAACTTCAACTCTTGTAGTTGCTTTACCTTCCTGTATTGGCAAGTCCCTCAAATCTTGCAAAAGCATTTTTGGAAATGTTCCTTTGAATGCGTTAGGAGAAGTATTTAGATGATAGAAAGAAATTAATTTTGAATTAATAAGTCCTAAGAGGTATTTAGGTTCTATTCTATTTCCAACAAGCCTTATCCCATCAACTGAATTGGAAAAAACGTAATCGCCATCAATGAAAGTAGCCTGAATTATTCCTTTTGCAGTAACTTCCCTTACAATAATTCTTTCACCATTAAACCATTCGGGCTTGCGCGGTGCAGCTAACCACCTTCCATAATCAATATACCCGCCTTTCCAGTTTAAAGAGTATCTCAAAATTTCAGATCCTCCTAATAAAGGCCGGTGTGTAGATTTCGTCTTCTTTTCGCTATGGAAATTCGTTTCCTTTTTGTGGTGCTATGCCTTTCTCTTTTTCGTAAACTTTTACACCCCAAACTACTTCAGCAAAGTCGGACAACTGAGTTTTACATTGCCTAACAGTTTCAATAACTGACAAAGATTTTGGATTAGTATATATTGGGAAAAGAAAAGTTTGATTGTTTGTGATTGTACTTAATTTAAGAGTATAACTTTCTTTCAATTCAGTGTCCCATCTGTTAACTGAAAAAGAATCCGGTGGATTACCTGTTGAAAATAATATAATACAAGTTTCCACTGTTGCATCCTTAAATGTTTGTTTCGGTGTAATTACAATTTCATCTATACAAACCTACTTTGAGAGAAATTTTCTGTATTTATCATCATAAACAGAAGCCGTCCATGCGGAAGGTATAATAAATCCAATTTTTGCATTGCTATTTGCAATCTGTATAGCTCGTTCAGTAAAAAGATTGTACGTATCAAGCTGATAGTTTGAAACATTATATTTTTGTCTCAGATACAAATCTTCATCAGGTAATAATAACGCTCCATATGGAGGATTACCAATAACAATATCAAATCCACCGGTTTTGCCATAAAGCATAAACGGTTCTTCTACGCTATCTGTAAAACCTTTCATCGCATCGTCTAACTCTTTTTCTGCTTCTGCCGATTTAACAAGCGCTTTTTTTAATCTTTCTTTGGGGTTCACTTTTTGAATAGGCGTATTTTTTACATTAAAAACATCAGGAAATGCATGTTTCCAATCGAAAGGTTTTATATGCTTCTCAAACCCCAACTCAAACTCATCGTAAAAGTCGGTATCAATTAAACTATTCCCATCTTTAATATTATTGTCGAGATCAGGTAGAACTCGCTCATGAAATAGGCTTATCTGCTGTTTAATAGAGGCTTCGGTTTCACCTTCCATGCATTTAAGTAACAAACTTAGCTTACTTACTTCAACAGCATTGGCATCAAGATCAACACCAAAAATATTATTGGTCAGTATGCGCTTTTTTTCGTGTGTGGTTAAGGTGCCCTGCGGTGTAAAAGGATTGTCCTTTCCTTTCTTTGTAGCATATCCTTTTTCATGATACCAGTTAACGTGGTGATTGAGTAAATATTCAAATGCGCCCACTAAAAATGAACCGCTGCCGCATGCAGGGTCAACAATTTTTATTTTCTCAATTTCTTTTGGCGTTTTTCCGTCAATCAATTTCCCTACGGTATTTTTTACTATGTATTCAACAATATACTGAGGTGTGTAAAATACTCCACCGGCTTTACGTACTTCAGGCTTTTCTTCAATTTTAACACCTCGTGCGGGTGTAGTACGAATTACTTTCCCAAGGAATTGCTCATAAGCATTGCCCAATACTTCAATAGGCATTACACGAAAATCGTAATTGCATAAGGGGAAATATAATTCGTTAATGACAATTTTCAGAACCTTGTTGTCGATTTTAAGGTTGGGTGTGATAATATCTTTCTTAAAATCGAAAAGACCGGAATTGTATTTATCGTCAGCCTGATTAAAAAGATCGAGCAGATTTTTATAGGAATCGCCCTTTGAAACAGCTTTTTGCAATTGAGCTTCAGGTTCTACTGCACGATCTTCGCAAAAGCGCAGGAATATTAAACGATCAAGTGTTTGCTGAACGGAAAAGTTTATTTCTTCATCTGTTAATTTGTGGTTATTTAACGCGATGCTTTTTGCAAGATACAAACGCCATTCATCAAGACT comes from Bacteroidota bacterium and encodes:
- a CDS encoding biotin/lipoyl-binding protein, whose product is MKKPWVLITGAILLISILIGVKKCTSSDNTEVATEKAERRTIIETVSANGKIQPEVEVKLSSEVSGEVVELNVKEGAHVNKGDLLVKINPNIYLSQLEAIKATMNSSKANLSNARARLLQVQSQFANTEAAYNRNKKLFDQGAISASDFDISKASYESGKADIEASKQSVAAAEFNVQNAEAALQESSDRLEKTSIFAPVSGTVSKLSVEKGERVVGTSQMAGTELIRIANLNEMEASVDVNENDITRVHLNDTALIQVDAVSYERKFKGIVTEMANSANTLGVSADQVTNFTVKIRVLQESYKDLIKGDDIRTSPFRPGMSASVDIQTKTMNNVVALPIQAVTTRSDSAVKKGMNNDSEDENEIKIENEKENKVKEKEEGQPKIQECVFLLEEGKAKLQLVKTGIQDNDYIEIVEGVKEGDEVISAPYSVVSKTLKNGTKVTVVDKSQLFNVKKK
- the tsaB gene encoding tRNA (adenosine(37)-N6)-threonylcarbamoyltransferase complex dimerization subunit type 1 TsaB; this translates as MALILNIETATTVCSVALAKDGELLALKEINNGYTHAENLTVFIEGLVKEANIKFSDLDAIAISKGPGSYTGLRIGVSTAKGLCYGLGKALIGLSTLKCLTFLVQSSKFKVQSRNENISLVPRPSSLVPLLCPMLDARRMEVYCALYDEKLNEIEPIQAKIIDEHSFEEHLKNNVIYFFGDGAAKCREKLGTNANAVFIDNVFPSAAAMISFSEAAFNTQQFEDVAYFEPYYLKDFVAGPKKG
- a CDS encoding N-6 DNA methylase, with the translated sequence MTREEAKNSIQKLVERFAEHRKDYHLPDYNEAKTRQDFINPLFKALGWDIDNEKGDSEAYREVIYEDKVVVRGKAKAPDYGFRLAGSGKQRLFFVEAKKPSVPLKTNKEASYQLRRYGSSAQAHVSILTNFEDFIVYDCSRVPNLNDSASVAKLKHISFEDYVKEFDFIYDTFSHDAITKGRFDSFVKSAATKKGTDTLDKRFVKSLDEWRLYLAKSIALNNHKLTDEEINFSVQQTLDRLIFLRFCEDRAVEPEAQLQKAVSKGDSYKNLLDLFNQADDKYNSGLFDFKKDIITPNLKIDNKVLKIVINELYFPLCNYDFRVMPIEVLGNAYEQFLGKVIRTTPARGVKIEEKPEVRKAGGVFYTPQYIVEYIVKNTVGKLIDGKTPKEIEKIKIVDPACGSGSFLVGAFEYLLNHHVNWYHEKGYATKKGKDNPFTPQGTLTTHEKKRILTNNIFGVDLDANAVEVSKLSLLLKCMEGETEASIKQQISLFHERVLPDLDNNIKDGNSLIDTDFYDEFELGFEKHIKPFDWKHAFPDVFNVKNTPIQKVNPKERLKKALVKSAEAEKELDDAMKGFTDSVEEPFMLYGKTGGFDIVIGNPPYGALLLPDEDLYLRQKYNVSNYQLDTYNLFTERAIQIANSNAKIGFIIPSAWTASVYDDKYRKFLSK